The following are encoded together in the Anopheles nili chromosome 3, idAnoNiliSN_F5_01, whole genome shotgun sequence genome:
- the LOC128724866 gene encoding uncharacterized protein LOC128724866, which produces MAGHSAEIGKINWSTCVTVATCQKGSTHKVTCADEMMRVDVALPTNNFSDDLVYLDGMKGYPDPKCKPTIRENLAVFELSLTNIYDCGVTRVINQITGKKVFYHRIIVEGGPETGKEIVSVKCITTGPSYNVTHGIVKRDVLPAGFQEPEDLEITTSITENAPEPSLGIAIRQGDKLVSGDLNVSPGAHLQMEIFLDNRSAPIYGLGVNYMLVTDTKFQEETIIFNGCSVDPYLFENFNTVDGDLLAAKFRAFKFPESTYVQFRGTVNVCVDRCKGVICSNGQTAFGRRKREINPAPADPNKIYEVTMTTFIKVNYDENADQNTVSEIDQKIRQLKLTNQKLARNSRAGNVFESIHNGPARTQDVEQPAVTVPQADNESAKVEETIVFREVITRQEEPVFEDINNGARRTGYTVAVLVGLCSLVLAVARH; this is translated from the exons ATGGCCGGACATTCGGCTGAAATTGGTAAAATAAATTGGAGCACATGTGTAACGGTAGCCACATGCCAAAAGGGGT CCACCCACAAGGTGACATGTGCCGACGAGATGATGCGAGTGGACGTAGCACTGCCGACGAACAACTTCTCCGATGATCTCGTCTATCTGGATGGTATGAAGGGCTACCCGGACCCGAAATGTAAGCCAACGATACGCGAGAATCTAGCCGTGTTCGAGCTATCCCTGACGAACATCTACGACTGTGGTGTGACACGTGTGATCAATCAAATTACG GGGAAGAAAGTGTTTTATCACCGGATCATCGTCGAAGGCGGTCCGGAGACCGGAAAGGAGATCGTGAGCGTGAAATGCATCACCACCGGGCCGAGCTACAACGTTACGCACGGAATCGTCAAGCGGGATGTTCTTCCGGCAGGTTTTCAGGAACCAGA GGATCTGGAAATAACGACCTCCATCACGGAGAACGCCCCGGAACCGTCGCTCGGAATCGCCATACGCCAAGGCGACAAGCTGGTATCGGGTGACCTCAACGTCAGCCCCGGGGCTCACCTTCAGATGGAAATTTTCCTCGACAACCGGTCGGCCCCGATCTACGGGTTGGGCGTGAACTACATGCTCGTCACCGACACCAAGTTCCAGGAGGAGACGATCATTTTCAATGG TTGCTCCGTTGACCCTTACCTGTTCGAGAACTTCAATACCGTGGACGGTGACCTACTGGCGGCAAAGTTCCGTGCCTTCAAGTTCCCCGAGTCGACGTACGTTCAGTTCCGCGGTACTGTTAACGTGTGTGTTGATCGGTGCAAGGGTGTCATCTGCAGCAATGGTCAGACCGCGTTTGGACGGCGTAAGCGAGAAATAAACCCTGCACCGGCCGATCCGAACAAGATCTACGAGGTCACGATGACCACCTTCATCAAGGTGAACTACGACGAGAACGCGGATCAAA ATACCGTATCGGAGATCGACCAGAAAATCCGTCAGCTAAAGCTCACCAATCAGAAGCTCGCCCGCAACAGCCGCGCCGGTAACGTGTTCGAGAGCATCCACAATGGACCGGCGCGAACACAGGATGTGGAGCAACCGGCCGTGACCGTACCACAGGCGGACAATGAAAGCGCGAAGGTTGAAGAGACGATCGTGTTCCGTGAAGTAATCACCCGGCAGGAGGAACCCGTCTTCGAGGACATCAACAATGGCGCGCGGCGGACGGGATATACCGTCGCAGTCCTGGTCGGACTTTGCTCGCTCGTCCTGGCGGTTGCGCGCCACTGA